A stretch of Bacillota bacterium DNA encodes these proteins:
- the plsX gene encoding phosphate acyltransferase PlsX — MKIAVDGFGGDYAPEQIVMGCLQAASMDGIPILLTGDEKVLAPMIAGKPGSELIEIVHASEQIGMDESPVEAVRTKKDASINVAARLVKQGDAVGMVSAGNTGACMAAALFGIGRIKGIERPAITSLMPTVKGVCLMVDVGANVDCRPSQLVQFAHMGAIYAERVLGRTRPKVGLLNVGEEPSKGNEAAQKTYAELIEDGNINFIGNIEGRDIPTGEVDVVVCDGFVGNIVLKFAEGLGTGLFSMLKDELTASLPRKLAALVLKPGFANIKKKMDYTEYGGAPLLGVKGAVIVAHGSSNQKAIRNAIRVAREAAENQVVEAIAERMGR, encoded by the coding sequence ATTAAGATTGCGGTGGATGGATTTGGCGGAGATTATGCTCCCGAACAGATTGTGATGGGATGTCTTCAGGCAGCCAGCATGGATGGGATACCCATTCTGCTCACGGGGGATGAAAAAGTGCTGGCTCCAATGATCGCCGGCAAACCCGGCAGCGAGCTGATTGAGATCGTCCACGCTTCTGAACAGATCGGCATGGATGAGTCGCCGGTAGAAGCAGTGCGGACGAAAAAAGACGCATCCATCAATGTGGCTGCCCGCCTGGTGAAGCAGGGTGATGCGGTAGGAATGGTAAGCGCAGGCAACACAGGCGCCTGCATGGCAGCAGCTTTATTCGGTATCGGCAGAATCAAAGGGATTGAGCGTCCAGCAATTACTTCGCTGATGCCAACCGTGAAAGGTGTCTGCTTGATGGTAGATGTGGGAGCCAATGTTGACTGCCGACCGAGCCAATTGGTGCAGTTTGCCCACATGGGCGCAATTTACGCCGAACGAGTATTAGGCAGAACACGGCCGAAAGTGGGACTGCTCAATGTAGGGGAAGAGCCGTCCAAGGGCAATGAGGCCGCGCAAAAAACCTATGCAGAACTGATCGAAGATGGGAATATAAATTTTATCGGTAATATTGAGGGCCGCGATATTCCCACCGGAGAAGTGGATGTTGTTGTCTGCGATGGATTTGTAGGCAATATCGTGCTGAAATTTGCAGAAGGACTGGGAACGGGACTGTTCAGCATGCTCAAAGATGAGCTGACCGCTTCCTTACCGCGCAAGCTGGCAGCTTTAGTTCTCAAACCCGGTTTTGCTAATATCAAGAAGAAAATGGATTATACTGAGTACGGCGGAGCCCCACTCTTGGGTGTAAAAGGGGCTGTGATTGTCGCCCACGGCAGCTCCAATCAGAAAGCAATCCGCAATGCCATCCGGGTGGCAAGAGAAGCTGCAGAAAACCAGGTAGTAGAAGCGATCGCTGAAAGGATGGGAAGGTGA
- a CDS encoding ketoacyl-ACP synthase III has translation MTQVRPDVGIYGLGRAVPKRILTNQDLEAMVDTSDEWITTRTGIKQRCIADPEIAASDLGWEAAVQALQAAEVAPDELDLIIVATTTPDMAFPSTACLIQERLKAKRAAAFDLAAACSGFVYGLEIGRSMVKAGYQKVLVIGVDLLSRLLDYTDRSTCVLFGDGAGAAVLGPTSAGYGILASEIGADGSGAKMLHVDEYVKMSGREVFKFAVKVIVDSTKRVAKQAAIDISDISWFVPHQANIRIINAAAERLHIDSERIFVNVDRYGNTSAASIPIALTELAESGRLRNGDLVLLVGFGAGLTWGSTILRWGGLIT, from the coding sequence GTGACACAAGTGCGTCCGGATGTCGGCATCTATGGTTTGGGCAGGGCAGTACCCAAGCGCATCTTAACGAATCAAGATTTGGAAGCAATGGTTGATACCAGTGATGAATGGATTACTACCCGCACCGGAATAAAACAGCGCTGCATTGCCGATCCGGAGATTGCCGCTTCAGATTTAGGCTGGGAAGCCGCGGTGCAGGCGCTCCAGGCAGCTGAAGTTGCTCCTGATGAGCTTGACCTGATTATTGTGGCAACTACAACACCGGATATGGCTTTTCCATCGACCGCCTGCTTAATCCAGGAGCGCCTCAAGGCGAAACGGGCCGCCGCTTTCGATCTGGCAGCAGCCTGTTCGGGATTTGTCTATGGATTAGAAATAGGACGCTCAATGGTTAAAGCAGGGTATCAAAAAGTGCTGGTCATCGGGGTAGATCTCCTCAGCCGCTTGCTTGATTACACCGATCGTTCCACCTGTGTGCTGTTTGGCGACGGAGCGGGGGCCGCTGTTTTAGGTCCCACATCAGCGGGGTACGGTATTTTAGCTTCTGAAATCGGAGCTGATGGTTCTGGTGCCAAAATGCTCCATGTTGATGAATACGTGAAAATGTCCGGCCGAGAAGTTTTCAAGTTTGCTGTTAAAGTGATTGTCGATTCCACTAAGCGGGTTGCGAAGCAGGCCGCCATCGATATCTCTGATATCAGCTGGTTTGTGCCTCATCAGGCAAATATCCGGATTATTAACGCTGCAGCAGAGCGCTTGCACATTGATTCGGAACGAATCTTTGTCAATGTGGATAGATACGGCAACACATCAGCTGCCAGCATACCCATTGCCCTGACAGAACTTGCTGAGTCAGGCAGGCTGCGGAACGGAGATTTAGTGTTATTGGTTGGATTTGGCGCAGGATTAACCTGGGGTTCAACAATCCTGCGGTGGGGAGGATTAATTACATGA
- the fabD gene encoding ACP S-malonyltransferase codes for MIACAFPGQGVQKVGMVSDLYASQRRYFETASEILGYDLLQLCQEGPQEKLSSTQFAQPAVMVACIASWSEYIMTATPSILLGHSLGLVTAFIAAGAVEFSDGVRIVARRGELMHDAPVPGQMTAILGLELDAVQEIVEEAGSRGTVAVANYNCPGQFVLSGETGAVEYAGELALKKGAKRAVKLDVSGPFHSSLMQGPAEHFERFLEQFRFADPKYPVISNINSRLITSAEQVKMELVAQLTNPVDWIGNIQALEQLGGTQLVEIGPGSVLTGLTKRITKNLELISFA; via the coding sequence ATGATTGCTTGCGCATTCCCCGGCCAGGGGGTACAAAAAGTCGGTATGGTCTCGGATCTGTATGCGTCCCAGCGCCGTTATTTCGAAACAGCCAGTGAAATATTAGGCTATGATCTTTTGCAGCTGTGCCAAGAAGGTCCACAGGAAAAGCTGTCCAGCACCCAGTTTGCACAGCCGGCAGTAATGGTAGCCTGCATTGCTTCCTGGTCAGAATATATTATGACGGCAACTCCTTCAATCTTACTCGGCCACAGCCTCGGGCTGGTCACAGCGTTTATTGCTGCCGGGGCGGTAGAGTTCAGTGATGGGGTAAGAATTGTCGCGAGAAGAGGAGAGCTGATGCATGATGCTCCAGTTCCGGGGCAGATGACAGCGATTCTCGGTTTAGAACTGGATGCTGTCCAAGAAATTGTGGAAGAAGCTGGAAGTAGGGGTACCGTTGCTGTCGCCAACTACAACTGTCCAGGCCAGTTTGTGCTGAGCGGTGAAACAGGGGCGGTTGAGTACGCGGGCGAACTAGCCCTGAAAAAGGGAGCTAAGCGGGCAGTTAAACTCGATGTCAGCGGACCTTTTCATTCCAGCTTGATGCAGGGACCGGCTGAGCACTTCGAAAGATTCTTAGAGCAGTTTAGATTTGCTGATCCGAAATATCCGGTGATAAGTAATATTAACAGCCGCTTGATTACTAGCGCGGAACAGGTTAAAATGGAACTGGTTGCTCAGCTTACTAACCCAGTAGACTGGATCGGCAATATTCAAGCTTTAGAACAGCTGGGGGGAACTCAGCTGGTAGAGATAGGTCCGGGCAGTGTGCTTACCGGTTTAACTAAGAGGATTACTAAAAATCTGGAACTGATCTCGTTTGCCTAG
- the fabG gene encoding 3-oxoacyl-[acyl-carrier-protein] reductase: protein MSETKKTAIVTGATRGIGRAIAFKLLEAGMNVAVCGRSEAQLAEFDHPQVLPVKADISSVEDVNNLVKQTLEHFGRIDVLINNAGITRDGLLMRMSDEDWDDVIQVNLSGTFYLCRAVIRHMLKQRSGRIVNISSIVGVAGNPGQANYAAAKAGIIGLTKSLAKEVASRQILVNAVAPGYIDTEMTRVLSDKQKEEVTRLIPLGRVGDVSDVAELVYFLVSDANQYITGQVIHVDGGLVI, encoded by the coding sequence ATGAGCGAAACTAAAAAAACCGCAATTGTTACCGGTGCAACCCGAGGGATTGGCAGAGCCATTGCCTTTAAGCTTTTGGAAGCGGGTATGAATGTTGCTGTGTGCGGACGCAGTGAGGCCCAGCTTGCTGAGTTTGATCATCCGCAGGTTCTTCCGGTTAAAGCCGATATCAGCTCAGTAGAAGATGTTAACAATTTGGTTAAGCAGACGCTGGAGCATTTTGGCAGAATTGATGTGCTGATCAATAATGCCGGAATTACCAGGGACGGCCTTTTGATGCGGATGAGCGATGAGGATTGGGATGATGTAATCCAAGTGAATCTCTCCGGCACGTTTTATCTGTGCCGGGCAGTGATCCGCCATATGCTCAAGCAGCGGTCCGGACGAATTGTCAACATCTCATCAATTGTAGGTGTTGCCGGCAATCCCGGTCAGGCCAATTACGCTGCTGCTAAGGCTGGTATCATTGGATTGACTAAATCTTTGGCTAAAGAAGTTGCCTCAAGGCAGATACTAGTAAATGCTGTCGCTCCTGGGTATATTGATACTGAAATGACCCGTGTGTTAAGCGACAAGCAGAAAGAAGAAGTCACCAGGCTGATACCCCTGGGTAGAGTCGGTGATGTGTCAGATGTTGCGGAATTAGTATATTTTTTAGTTTCTGATGCTAACCAATACATTACAGGTCAAGTCATCCATGTTGATGGCGGCCTAGTAATATAA
- a CDS encoding acyl carrier protein, producing the protein MEIFDRVRDILVEQLGVKPEDVTMDASFQDDLGADSLDVVELVMAFEEEFDLSIPDEDAVSISTVADAVEYIKAQVN; encoded by the coding sequence ATGGAAATTTTCGATCGCGTAAGAGATATCCTGGTTGAACAGCTTGGTGTTAAACCTGAGGATGTTACCATGGATGCGTCTTTTCAAGATGACTTAGGCGCTGACTCTTTGGATGTTGTTGAGCTGGTTATGGCCTTTGAAGAGGAATTCGACCTCAGCATTCCGGATGAGGATGCAGTTAGCATCAGTACTGTAGCGGATGCTGTGGAGTATATAAAAGCTCAAGTTAATTAA
- the fabF gene encoding beta-ketoacyl-ACP synthase II, translating to MTRRVVVTGIGVISPLGPKDALWDNLINGVSGVGRITHFDASEYPVQIAAEVKDFDPSEYMDYKAARRMDLFCQYAVAAAVQSLADADLEITEQNAHRIGVLIGSGIGGINTIENQLHVLKEKGVGRVSPFLVPMLIPDMASGQTAIITGAKGPNSCTVTACASGTHSIGDAFRIIERGNADVMLAGGAEAGITPLAMAGFIAARALSSRNDDPESASRPFDLNRDGFVMGEGASVLVLEELEHAKARGARIYCELVGYGASGDAYHITSPAPEHEGAQRAMKEALADAGLSPEDVSYINAHGTSTKYNDYYETAAIKRVFGERAKEIPVSSTKSLTGHLLGASGALEAAICALALTHQLIPGTYNYQEPDPDCDLDYVPNQAREASIEIAMSNSFGFGGHNAVLIMKRWVD from the coding sequence ATGACTCGCAGAGTTGTTGTCACCGGAATCGGAGTGATCTCGCCTTTGGGTCCAAAGGATGCCCTTTGGGACAATCTCATTAACGGCGTCAGCGGTGTAGGCCGAATCACACATTTTGACGCCTCAGAGTATCCGGTCCAGATAGCTGCTGAAGTAAAAGACTTTGACCCTAGTGAATACATGGATTACAAAGCGGCTCGCCGCATGGATCTGTTCTGCCAGTACGCAGTAGCAGCAGCAGTGCAGAGCCTGGCGGATGCAGACTTGGAGATAACAGAGCAGAACGCCCATCGAATCGGAGTTCTGATTGGGTCGGGAATCGGTGGAATTAATACTATTGAAAACCAACTGCATGTCTTAAAAGAAAAGGGCGTTGGCCGGGTCAGTCCGTTTCTGGTGCCAATGCTGATTCCCGATATGGCAAGCGGTCAGACAGCAATCATTACCGGCGCTAAGGGGCCGAACTCCTGCACTGTCACTGCCTGCGCATCCGGAACCCATTCCATCGGCGATGCCTTTCGGATTATTGAGCGGGGCAACGCAGATGTGATGCTGGCAGGAGGAGCTGAAGCTGGAATTACCCCTCTGGCCATGGCCGGATTTATCGCTGCTAGAGCCCTGTCCAGCCGCAACGATGATCCGGAGAGCGCAAGCCGGCCGTTTGATTTAAACCGCGATGGATTTGTGATGGGCGAAGGCGCAAGTGTGCTGGTATTAGAAGAATTAGAGCACGCCAAGGCTCGAGGAGCGCGGATTTATTGCGAACTTGTCGGTTACGGCGCGAGTGGTGATGCATATCATATTACTTCGCCGGCTCCGGAGCATGAAGGTGCCCAGCGGGCTATGAAGGAAGCGCTGGCAGATGCGGGTCTTTCTCCTGAGGATGTCAGCTACATCAACGCCCACGGCACCAGCACTAAATATAACGACTACTATGAAACTGCGGCAATTAAGCGGGTTTTTGGAGAGAGGGCAAAAGAGATTCCCGTCAGCTCTACCAAATCCCTGACCGGGCATCTGCTCGGAGCTTCAGGCGCCTTAGAAGCAGCGATCTGCGCTCTGGCGCTGACCCATCAGCTTATTCCGGGCACCTACAACTATCAAGAGCCGGATCCGGACTGTGATTTAGATTATGTCCCGAACCAGGCGCGGGAAGCCAGCATTGAGATAGCGATGAGCAACTCCTTTGGTTTTGGCGGACATAATGCAGTACTAATTATGAAACGGTGGGTTGATTAG
- the rnc gene encoding ribonuclease III yields the protein MRGEQKLSELEQKLKYRFRNRELLELALTHKSYKGSDRGNNERLEFLGDAVLQIVVSEYLYKEYPDLAEGKLAKLRAVLVSQPTLAEHARELGLNRYLKVGKGEVRSGARERDSLLCDVYEAVIGAVYLDSGSDLETMRPIILSHLPELDKSQLPIIDAKSTLQEHLQQTSQVLPTYHLAEEHGPDHDKKFVIEVLFKNKVLGRGVGNTKKEAAQNAAREALMKLELQD from the coding sequence ATGCGCGGTGAGCAGAAGTTATCTGAGTTAGAGCAGAAGTTGAAGTATAGATTTAGAAATAGGGAGCTTTTAGAGCTGGCCTTAACCCATAAATCTTATAAGGGATCAGACAGGGGCAATAATGAGCGTCTTGAGTTTTTGGGAGATGCAGTGCTGCAGATTGTGGTCAGCGAATACCTGTATAAAGAATATCCGGATCTGGCTGAAGGTAAGCTTGCAAAACTGCGGGCAGTTTTAGTCAGTCAGCCGACTTTGGCTGAGCATGCTCGGGAGCTGGGTTTAAACAGGTACCTTAAGGTGGGGAAGGGCGAAGTAAGGTCTGGAGCGCGCGAGCGCGATTCGCTGCTCTGCGATGTGTACGAAGCAGTAATTGGTGCTGTTTACTTGGATTCTGGATCAGACCTGGAAACAATGAGGCCGATTATCCTCAGCCATCTTCCGGAATTGGACAAGTCGCAGCTGCCAATTATTGATGCTAAGAGCACACTTCAGGAGCATCTCCAGCAGACCAGCCAGGTTTTACCCACCTATCATTTGGCAGAAGAGCATGGTCCGGATCATGATAAGAAATTTGTAATCGAGGTCTTATTTAAGAACAAGGTTTTAGGCAGAGGAGTAGGCAATACAAAAAAAGAAGCTGCTCAAAACGCAGCTCGCGAAGCATTGATGAAATTAGAACTTCAGGACTGA
- a CDS encoding sigma-70 family RNA polymerase sigma factor, translating to MAETSRSEANQKKDYQLITRIRVGDEHAKEELVLKYVPMVKHIVRNYYASFLDFDDLMQEGIIGLLNAIEEYKPEQYNVKFSSFAYICIIRKIYNVIKQTTGNKHKALNDALSLQSQLGIDDNRIMQDLVINQNSTVDPQQLIEDKIINQHLDQLLSNHLSLLEYSVIMMLLKGYTCGEIENEIGVGSKVVDNARTRVKAKLRRLIREYGSLLSPRVPTTVRKREDLYLKLGG from the coding sequence ATGGCTGAGACTTCTCGTTCTGAAGCTAATCAAAAGAAGGATTACCAGCTGATCACCCGCATTCGCGTAGGGGATGAGCATGCAAAGGAAGAGCTGGTGCTCAAGTATGTGCCGATGGTTAAGCATATCGTTCGCAATTACTATGCTAGTTTTCTGGATTTCGATGATTTAATGCAGGAAGGTATTATCGGGCTGTTGAATGCTATAGAGGAATATAAACCGGAGCAGTACAATGTCAAATTCAGCTCTTTTGCCTACATCTGCATTATCCGTAAGATTTACAATGTAATTAAGCAGACGACCGGCAATAAACACAAAGCGTTAAATGATGCCCTTTCTCTCCAATCCCAACTCGGCATCGATGATAACCGGATCATGCAGGATTTGGTGATTAATCAAAACTCCACAGTCGATCCCCAGCAGCTGATCGAAGACAAGATTATCAATCAGCACTTAGATCAACTGTTAAGCAATCATCTGTCACTGCTGGAGTACTCGGTAATTATGATGCTGCTCAAAGGATACACCTGCGGTGAAATTGAAAACGAGATCGGTGTTGGGTCAAAAGTCGTGGATAACGCCCGCACCAGAGTAAAAGCTAAGCTGCGGCGGCTAATTCGAGAGTATGGTTCGCTGTTAAGTCCGAGGGTGCCGACCACTGTGCGCAAAAGAGAGGATCTGTACTTAAAACTGGGGGGCTGA